The nucleotide sequence CGCCCGGTGTACTGCGCCCCAGGGAATGGCCCCGGGGTCACTTCGGTGCAGCCAACGACGGATCGTACTCTCCGAGCAGGCCGCATATCGGGAGAGGTTCAGGACGTTCAGCCGTCCAGGAACAGCGAGAAATACGCTAAGCAGCACGGTCAGAAAATTCCGCTGCGTCTTGCGCAGCGGGACCGCGCTGAGAACGTACTGTAGGATGGCCATTAGACCCATTGGAAGCGGTGTGTTCACAGCCCCATTTTCGGTGGGTCTTTCTTTGTGACCTCAAAACTGCACGAACCATTGACTCATACGGATTCCGCTTAATTCCTGCACAGTCGGGAAAGCGCCGCCTGTGCATCCATATCGCGGAATCCGTATAAGAGAAGGAGACGGCCCCTTTCGGTGATCGTCTCCTTCTCTTCGGACGTCTGGGCCACTCACTCCTCGTCCTGTTCTCCCTTCTTGCCTTTCTTGTACGGCCCCTTTTCCTTCCACTTCAGGCGCACCGGCACCCCGGCGAGTTCGAGGTCTTCGCGGATGCGGTTTTGCAAGAAGCCCTCGTAGGCGCGGGTCACGAAGTCGGCGCGGTTGCAGAAGATGGCAAAAGTCGGTGGCGCGGTTTCCACCTGGGTCATGAAGTACATCTTCAGCGGCTTGCCGTGGAAGTTCGGCACGCGCTGCTTCATCTGCCAGACTTCCAGCCAGCGGTTGAGTTCGCTGGTGCCGATGCGCGACTGCCACTTCTCGTAGAGCTTCATGGCTTCGGCGAGCATGTCGTGAATGCCGTAGTCGTTGATGGCCGAGGTGTACACGCGCGGCGCGAAGGAGATGTGGTGCAGCTTCTGGCTGAGGTCCTTTTCGGCGCTTTTCAGCTCGGCGTCGGGCACCAGGTCCCACTTGTTGACCACCACGATGACGGGCTTGCCGCTGTCGTAGGCGAGGTTGGCCAGCTTGAGTTCGTGGTCCCCGAGGTCGCCGGCATTGACCACCAGCCAGATGATGTCGCTGCGTTCGATGGCGGCCTGAGAGCGCTGAATGGCGAAGTCCTCGATGGCGGTGTCGGGCTTTTTGCGAATCCCGGCGGTGTCCACCAGCACGAAACGCTGCCCGCCGTAGTCCCACTCCACGTCGAGGCTGTCGCGGGTGGTGCCGGGCTGGTCGGCCACAATCGCCCGGTCACTCTGCGTAATCGCGTTGAGCAGGCTGGACTTGCCCACGTTGGGCCGCCCGATGAGGCTGATACGAATGGGCGCGATGTCCGGCACGTCCTCGTCGTCCTCAGGCAGGTGCGCCATGACGCGGTCCATCAGGTCGTCCAGCCCCCGGGCGTGCTCGGCGCTGATAGCCACCGGGTCACCGAAACCCAGACCCCATAGCTCGGCCAGATACGGCTCGTGCTTCTGGCTGTCGATTTTGTTGGCGGTGACGATGACGGGTTTGCCGAGTCTGCGCAGCCACTCGGCCACCTCGTAGTCGGCGGCACTCAGCCCCTCACGGGGGTCGAGGACGAAGATCACGGCCTGGGCGCCTTCCATCGCCCACTCGGCCTTTTCACGGATGGCCTGTTCCCATTCGTCGCCGCTCCACAGCCCGCCGGTGTCGATCAGGGTGATGCGGTGGTTGTGGTAGAGCATCAGCCCTTCCTTGGCGTCACGGGTCACGCCGGGAAAGTCGGCCACGACGGCCTCGCGCCGTCCGATGAGACGGTTGAACAGACTGGATTTGCCGACGTTGGGTCGGCCCACGATAGCGACTTTGTGCATGTTGGACGCTCCTTTACGGTGTCGGTTTGCGCGGCGTCTCGCGCATTCCGCCGAGGCTCTTCCCTCACGGCGAGGGGAGAGACAGAGAACAAGCATCCTAGCAGATTCAGGGACTTCCTGCGAAAAAACAACACGCAAGCCAGCTCACAAACGACCCCCAACCTGTACGTATACGTTTATGTTATGTCGTCATCTGTCTCTTCTCTTCCTGCCGAGGTGGTTCTGGATCCGTCCGAAGCCAGTCGGCGCAATATCGCGTCCTGGGCGGTCACGGCGGCCTGCCTGATCGCTTTTATGGGCGTCGGGGTGGTGGACCCCATCCTGCCGGACATCGGGCACCGGCTCGGTGCTACGCCGACCCAGGTGGAACTGCTGTTCACCACGTACCTCGGCGTGATGGCCGTCATGACCTTGTTTGCCGGGAACATCGGGGCCAGGCTGGGGCGCAAGCGGGTCGCGCTGATCGGCCTGGCCCTCATCGCGCTCTTTGCCACCGCCTGCGGGCTGAGTGGGTCTATCCCCGCGCTCGCCGCCTTTCGTGGCGGCTGGGGCCTGGGCAGCGCCCTGTTCACGCCCACCGCGCTGGTGCTGCTGCTGGCGCTGATCGGTCACGCCGAAAAAGCCATCATGCGCTACGAAGCCGCCATCGGCCTGGGCATGAGCATGGGGCCGCTGCTCGGCGGGGTGCTCGGCGCCCACAGCTGGCGCTTTCCCTTCTTCGGGGCCGCCACGCTGATGCTGCTGGCGCTGGCCTCGGTGGCCGCCTTCGTCAAGGTGCCCGAAAGCAAGGACCCGCCCCGGCCTGTCAGTGACGTGTTCCGCGCCTACACCCGCCCCGCCTTTCTGGCGGTCGGCCTGACCGGGCTGCTGTACTACTTCGGCTTTTTCCTGCTGCTGGGCTACACGCCGCTGTTTCTCCACCTGGGCACCCTGAACCTGGGCCTGATGTTCTTCGGCTGGGGCATTTTGCTCGGCCTGGGCAGCACGGGGCTGGCCCAAGTGCTGCTGCGCCGCATTCCGGCGAGCCGTGTGGTGATGGGCGCGCTGGCGGGATTGACCGTCATTTTCGCGCTGCTGGGCTTTGCGCCCTTCGCGGTGGGCGTCAAGGTCGGCCTGGTCGTGCTGAGCGGCGTGCTGTTCGGGCTGATGAACGCCACCTTGACCACCCTGAGCGTGGAAGTCAGCCACATGCCCCGGCCCACGGCGACGAGCGCCTACAACTTCCTGCGCTGGCTCGGCGCGGCGGCGGCTCCGGTGAGCAGCGGCTTGATTGCCGAGCACCTCGGCGGAAAGGTGCCCTACGGCTTCGGCGCGGGCGCAGTGGCGCTGGGGATGGTCATCACGGCGCTCGCGGCCGGGCAGATCGACGCGGCGCGGTCAAGCGACCCGCACATTCACTGAGTTTCTTCTCACTTCTCATACGGATTCCGATTGAATCTGGTAGTTTCAGATTCAATCCGAGCGGATGCGAGTAGGAAAAAATACGGATTCCGCGATATGGATGCACAGGCGGCGCTTTCCCGACTGTGCAGGAATTAAGCGGAATCCGTATCAGCGGGCTCCGGAAATGCCGGGAGTCCGCTGCTTTTGATGGAGAACCCCTAGACTATGACCATCATGACCGAACCGGCCCGCTACAAGGTGGGTGAAGTGGCCGCCCGGCTGGGCCTGACGCTGCGGACCCTGAAGTACTACGAGGAACTCGGGCTGGTCACGCCGGAGCGCACCGGCAGCCGCTACCGCATGTACTCGGAAGCCGACGTGCAGCGCCTGGAACGCATTCGCCGGATGCGGGCGCTGGGCCTGAGCCTGGGGACCATTCAGGCGATTTCGACCCACCCGCAGGAGAGCGACCCCGACGGGCGGCAGGTGCTGACCCAGGAGGCGCTGCACACCCTGCAAAGCGACCTCCGCAGCCAGCTCGCTGTCCTGAGTGCGCGGATCAGCGCCGCCGAAAAGGAACTTAAGGACGCCCGCGCCCTGCGCCGCGACGTGCAGCGCGACCTCGACTACGTGCAGCGGCGGCTGTCCGGCGCCCAGGTGGGTGAATTGCTGCGGGAAAAGGACCCGGCGTAGAGGCCGTCACAGACGACGTTTTCCGGGCACCGCGCATGGATTTGACAACGCCTGCATACCGCGTTATCCTATTTTTATCACCGTCCGAGAGGGCGGGTTTTTTGTTGTTGCCCTATTGCCAGTCTTCCTCGCGGGCGGGCACCAGCCACAGCCGCAGCATGTGCGTGAGCGGCTGCCCGGCGCGGCGCCGGGGGTAGCCTGCCGCGAGTGTGTCCAGTACGTCGCGGAGCTGCCGGGCTTCGGCGTCGGTCAGCGTCAGGGAACGCAGGTGCTCGGTGGTCGTGGGAAAGGCGGCATTGAGGTCAAGCGGCTTCCCCGGCGCCGCAGCCAGGTCTTCTTGCAGGTGCCCGGCGTCGTCGCGGTAAAGGTAAGGACCGAGGGTGCCGGGCTGCGGAAAGGTGTCGTGCAGCAGCCGCACGTAGCTGCGGACCAGCGAGCGGGCCACCTGCAACTCGTGGCGCAGGAACTTCTCTTCCAGCGTGGCGTGGGTAAAAGACGAGTAGGGCAGGAAAAAGGCGTCGGCCACCGCGCGGTAGACCTTGACCGGGCGCCCGCCCCGTTTTTCCTCGCGTATCACGCGCAGCAGACCCAGCCGCAACAGTTTCTTGACCCGGTAGTGCGTGGTGTCCAGCGGCCAGTCCAACTCGCGTGCCAGGGCGCCCACGCTCGCCTCGCGCCCGGTCAGGGCATCCATCAGGGGGCTGAAATCAGGGTGAATCATGGCGGCGGCCTGCCGCGCGTCGGTAACGGTCAGGCAGTCGGGTCCCGCTGGGCCACCGGGTTCACTCGGGCTGTCGGGCGCAGACGGGCAACTGGAAAAAGGCTCTGACATTTCCAGCAGCCTAGCCCCACGCTGCTGTCATGACGACGGTTCGCCGGACCCTGGACGTAGTGACGCCGCTTCCGCTCTTGCTTGCCGCTCAGGGGCTGGGGGTGATGGGCAGCGCGGCGTACAGCGTGGCAGCCCTGTGGACGCTGAAGGCCGGAGGCGGCGATGACCGCCTGCTGGCGGTGGCGGGCGCCCTCTTTGCCCTGCCGGCGCTGCTGCTCGGCGTGCTGGCTGGCCAGTTGGCCGACCGGGTGGACCGCAAAGGCATTCTGGTTCTGGCGCCGCTCGCCTGCGCGGCCGTGTTGGGTGGAGTGGTGTGGCTCGCGGAAGGAACAACGGTGGCGATGACCGTGCCTCTGCTCCTGGCGGGCGTACTGCTGAACGTGGCCCTGACCTTTGACGAACCCGCTTTTCTTGCCTCCTTGCCTGAACTTGCCAGTGAGGGAGAACTGGGCCGCGTCAATGC is from Deinococcus wulumuqiensis R12 and encodes:
- the der gene encoding ribosome biogenesis GTPase Der, with the translated sequence MHKVAIVGRPNVGKSSLFNRLIGRREAVVADFPGVTRDAKEGLMLYHNHRITLIDTGGLWSGDEWEQAIREKAEWAMEGAQAVIFVLDPREGLSAADYEVAEWLRRLGKPVIVTANKIDSQKHEPYLAELWGLGFGDPVAISAEHARGLDDLMDRVMAHLPEDDEDVPDIAPIRISLIGRPNVGKSSLLNAITQSDRAIVADQPGTTRDSLDVEWDYGGQRFVLVDTAGIRKKPDTAIEDFAIQRSQAAIERSDIIWLVVNAGDLGDHELKLANLAYDSGKPVIVVVNKWDLVPDAELKSAEKDLSQKLHHISFAPRVYTSAINDYGIHDMLAEAMKLYEKWQSRIGTSELNRWLEVWQMKQRVPNFHGKPLKMYFMTQVETAPPTFAIFCNRADFVTRAYEGFLQNRIREDLELAGVPVRLKWKEKGPYKKGKKGEQDEE
- a CDS encoding MFS transporter gives rise to the protein MSSSVSSLPAEVVLDPSEASRRNIASWAVTAACLIAFMGVGVVDPILPDIGHRLGATPTQVELLFTTYLGVMAVMTLFAGNIGARLGRKRVALIGLALIALFATACGLSGSIPALAAFRGGWGLGSALFTPTALVLLLALIGHAEKAIMRYEAAIGLGMSMGPLLGGVLGAHSWRFPFFGAATLMLLALASVAAFVKVPESKDPPRPVSDVFRAYTRPAFLAVGLTGLLYYFGFFLLLGYTPLFLHLGTLNLGLMFFGWGILLGLGSTGLAQVLLRRIPASRVVMGALAGLTVIFALLGFAPFAVGVKVGLVVLSGVLFGLMNATLTTLSVEVSHMPRPTATSAYNFLRWLGAAAAPVSSGLIAEHLGGKVPYGFGAGAVALGMVITALAAGQIDAARSSDPHIH
- a CDS encoding MerR family transcriptional regulator, giving the protein MTEPARYKVGEVAARLGLTLRTLKYYEELGLVTPERTGSRYRMYSEADVQRLERIRRMRALGLSLGTIQAISTHPQESDPDGRQVLTQEALHTLQSDLRSQLAVLSARISAAEKELKDARALRRDVQRDLDYVQRRLSGAQVGELLREKDPA
- a CDS encoding helix-turn-helix domain-containing protein is translated as MSEPFSSCPSAPDSPSEPGGPAGPDCLTVTDARQAAAMIHPDFSPLMDALTGREASVGALARELDWPLDTTHYRVKKLLRLGLLRVIREEKRGGRPVKVYRAVADAFFLPYSSFTHATLEEKFLRHELQVARSLVRSYVRLLHDTFPQPGTLGPYLYRDDAGHLQEDLAAAPGKPLDLNAAFPTTTEHLRSLTLTDAEARQLRDVLDTLAAGYPRRRAGQPLTHMLRLWLVPAREEDWQ